Genomic segment of Gloeocapsa sp. PCC 7428:
ATGATTGACGGGATGAAGGCTAACTCTGATTTCACCGTTTAACGTAAACTTAAACGCATTCGAGATCAGATTGAGGACAATCTTTTCCCACATTTCGCGATCGACATACACAGGTTCAGGCAACGGTAGACAATCGACAATTAGCCGTAAACCTGCTTGCTCGATCGCCGAACGAAATACTGAAGCTAACTCAGCGGTGAATCTTGATAGATCAGTCGGTTCATAAACGGCTTCGATGCGTCCGGCTTCGATGCGCGAGAAGTCGAGGAGCGTATTGACTAATTTCAGCAGGCGCAAACTGTTGCGCTGGGCAAGTTCTAGGCGTTCCCGATGAATGGGAAGCAGGGGATGAGTGCGATCGCTTAACGCATCTTGCAATGGAGCCAATAGCAGCGTTAGCGGTGTGCGAAATTCGTGGCTGACGTTACTGAAAAAGAGGGTTTTGGCGCGATCAAGTTCTGCCAGAGTCTCGGCGCGTTGGTGTTCTTGTTCGCGGGCAGATTGTTCTCGAATAAGTTGCAGTCGTTCGGCTTCAGCTTGTTTGCGATCGTTGATGTTCTGGAAAACGATCGTCACTTGTCGATCTTGTGGATTGCCATAGGGCAACACATCGACTTCAAACCAGATATTGAGATACTCCTGGTACACCTCAAAGTGAACCAGGGCGTTAGTGACAAGCGCCTGATGGTAGTGTTCAAACCAATCTGACTCAACAGACGGGATGAGTTCTCTCAAGGTTTTGCCTTGAGCCTGGGGCAATCCAGTTTGGGTCTCAAACGAGGGACTGACTTCTAAAAAGCGGCAATCGATGGGTCTATTGTCATCGTCATACAGCACTTCGAGCAGCGCAAAGGCATCGTTAATTGACTCAAACAGCGATCGATATTTCGCTTCTGATTCTCGTAGGGTTGCTTCGGCGCGGGCGCGTTCTATGGCAGCCCAGACATACTCGCCGACTTCCTCCAGCAGCACCCGCTCAGACTCGTTCCAGTGACGGGGTGTGGTCATGGCGGCTGCCATTGCCCAGATGACTTGGTGTTGCCCCTTTCGCAATGCCACAATCAGCAGTGCTCGCAGGTGCAACTGGTCCAGCAGTGCCTTCTCAAACTCCGAGAAGGCACTGCTGGTTACATCGTGGATGACCATCGGCTGGGTCGCAAGCTGCCGCATCGTTTCGGGGTAATCCGACAGCCGAAAGACACCCGACATCGGGGGCAGATCCGGTCGGTGGTATTCTGGGCCGACTGTGGAAATGTCCTGCTGCTCAAACACCTCGCTCAGCCAAAAGCGATCGAGGTGCAGATGTTCGGCAAGCATCCGAACCGCTCGGTTCGCTACGGAGTTTGCATCGGGTTCCGCACGCAGCGTGTCGCCCAATTTCAGCAGAAACGCCTGCCGAGCCTCGCGTTCACGCAACGTTTGCTCTGCGCGTTTGCGATCGCTAATGTCGGAGAAGACGATCGCAACAAAGCGCCCGTTATCGTCAATGCGTGAGAAGTAGACATCGAACCAGCGGTCAACGTCCTGCTGATAGTTTTCTTCCCGCACGGATTCGCCGGTTCTCGCAACCCGATTGTACAGGTCGAGCCAGTAATCCTCGACGCTGGGGATAACGTCGAAGATCGAACGCCCGACGACATTGTAAACGCCACCATGACGTTCGTAGGCGCGATTCACCTGGCGGAAGATGATATCGACGATCTCGCCCTGGTCGTCGTAGATCATCTCAACAATGGCTAACCCCTCATCGATCGAGTCGAACAAAGTGCGGTATTTCTGTTCCGATTCATGCAGAGCAGTTTCAGCATGGGCGCGTTGGATATCTGCCCAAATGCGTTCGGCGGTTTCACGCACCAGTTCAACTTCCGCCTCTGTCCACTCGCGGGGCGTGGGTTCGTTCAAGGTGAGTGCACCGACTAATACCTCTCCCTTGATCAGCGGCAGGGCAACAAACCCAACCATTTGGAGCATCGCCATCGCTGCCCGTTCAGCATCGGGAACGAGGTTTGAGGATTGCGTATCTGCAACAACGATAGTTTCGCCCCTTCGCATAATTTGCATACTCCACCCGTATTCCGCCAGCGGGTACTCTCCGACGATCGAAGGCGAGTCGCCACGCGAATAATGTCGATTGACGCGGGCGTACCCCTCCGCCTCGTGGACTTCGACGTAGTAGGCACGGTCAACGCCCAACTGTTCGCCCAAGAGACGGCACGCTTCTGCCTGAATTTCAACGGGATCTGTGAGCGATCGCAACGCATCCGACAACTTGACTCGAAAGGCATCCATGTCAGCCGCGCGGCGCAATTGTTCTTCTGAGCGTTTGCGATCGCTGATATCGTTGAACACCACAGCAAGGTGACGGCTCCCTGCACCGCCAATCCGCGAGGCATAGACAGTATACCAATGGTCAGTGGAGGCTGTGTAGTATTCGGTACGCCTCCCTCTGCCGGAAATTACGACATCACTGTAAAAATCAAGTAGCTGCTGTTCCAAATTGGGGGCGATTTCCAACAGCGTCTTGCCGGCTGCATCGGTTAAGCCAGTTTGTTGCTCCCAGGCTGGATTCGTTTCCACAATCCGAAAATCAGCGGGATGACCCGACGAGTCGGGAATCATTTCCAGCAGGGTAAAGCCTTCATCAATTGATGTGAATAGTGTTCGATATTTCGCTTCCGACTCGTCGCGTAATGTTTCCAGGGCAACCCGTTGCTCATGAATATCGGTCGCCGCACTGTACATCTTGATCACCTTGCCACTCTCATCCTTGAGCGGCGAAGCCTTGACGACGAACCAGCGATAGGTTCCATCATGCCGACGAATGCGGTGTTCCTGTAAGAGCAGCATCCCCTGTTCGACGGCTTCCCGGTAACGCCGCGCTGACCCTTGGCGATCGTCTGGGTGAATGGCATCCCTCCAACCCCAGCCGATCGCCTGCTCGAAGGTTTGCCCCGTGTATTCCATCCAGCGCTGGTTATACCAGTTGGTCGAGCCGTTCGGTTCGCTGTCCCACAGCAGGTCGGGAACGAGGTTGGCGATCAACTGCAAGCGGGCTTGGGATTCGCGCGGGGCTTGCTCAGCTTGTTTGCGATCGCTAATGTCATAAGAGACCGCAAGCACCGCATAAATCTCGCCATTTTCAGCCCGCAGCGGCATTCCGCGCGAGATGTAGGTGCGATCGTGGGCGTTGTGCTCATGCTCAAACGACTCACCGAAGAGAGCTTTTTGGTACATTGCCTCGTATTTTGGCACTAATTCGGGCGGCATCACCTCGAAAATTGTATGCCCAATGAGATCTTCAGGTTTAAATCCCGCGACAGCCAACGCTTCGCCTTCAGCAAGTAGATAGCGCAAATCGCGGTCAACGACAAACACTGCCCCACCTGGCAGATTTTCAACCAGCACCCGCAAGCGTTGTTCCGATTCGCGTAATGCTTCATTTATTAAGCGCTGTTCGTGAATGTCGATCGCGGCTCCAAACCACTGAGTCACTTGCCCATCGGCATCAAAAGTTGGCTCCGCCTGGACTTGAAACCAGCGATAATTGCCATCTTTACCTCGGATGCGGTGTTCTTGGCGCAGGGGACGACGCTGATCCACCGCGTTCTGAAAATTGGTGAGGGATTGAGCGCGATCGCTCGGATGAATCACCTTGAGCCAGCCATAGCCCTGCGCTTCTTCCAGCGTTTGCCCAGTGTAGTCGAGCCAGCGATCGTTATACCAACTCGTGTTGCCTGTAGCGTCATTGCGCCAGAGCATATCGGGGACTAAGTTGGCGATCGCCCGAAAATACGCTTCTGCTTCTCGCGCCGTCTTTTCGGTGCGTTTGCGTTCAATAATCTCAGCCTCTAGTTGGGCATTCTTTGCGAGTAATTCCTGAGTTTGTCGCTGTTGCAGATGCAAGTTAGCCGCCGTAAAATCTGCCAGGCTCGTCATCACCCGCACGTCTTCCGAATCAAAATGTCGAGTAGAATCGTGCGACATGATCCAGATTGTACCGAGAACATGGTTATCTGCAATCAAAGGCAATACTAAACCTTCGACAATTAGGGTATTAGCTGCTTGAAAGTAGGTGAAATACCGTTCGGGATGGGCAAAAAGTACAAGTGTGCCGCGATCAAGACAAACTCCACAAGGGCTAAAGTTACGGGGAATAGTACCACCGACGGATTGTGCTAATGTTCCGGCTAATACAGTCCAACGAAAAACTTCGCCATCAGCCGTGGCTTCCAGCAAACTTACTCCTACAGTTCCAGCACTGCATAAATCGAGTGCCATGTCAACTAAGGTTTGGAGCATTGTTTCTGGCTGATGCACCAATTGCCGTGCCAAGGTATGCAATGCCTGATTTTCGGCGAGCAAGTTGGGGAGACGATCTGGTCGCTGCGACAACTCCTCGGTAATTAAAATGTCGTCCAGGGTAACGGTTTCGCGCTGAGGTCGTTGCATAGCACTTAACACTCCCGCCCTTGGGCATCAGCGTTGATTAATGGCAGCCTAACGGTAAATGTTGCTCCTCGTCCTTCTCCCTCACTCGCTACCTCGATCGTACCCTGGTGCAATTCAACGAAAAGACGCGCGATCGCAAGTCCAATACCCACACCACCAGGCGCGTGACGGCTGGGAACTTCAGCTTGTGTAAAGCGATCAAAAACATAGGGAAGAAAGTCAGGCGCAATACCGATGCCAGTGTCTTTGATTTGGATTTGAGCGCAGGTGGTCATTGATTGCTTGCTATCTTTACCAAAGACTGATGAGTCATTATTCATTACTTCTAATTTCACTTCTACCTGTCCTCCTGAAGGTGTGAATTTGATTGCATTGGACAGTAAATTATTGATGATTTGTTTAAGGCGATCGCCTTCTCCAGAAACGGCGATCGCTGTCGCTGGCAACGTCTCGACGAGTTGAATGTGCTTTTCCTGCGCCGTCGGACGCAACATCGCAACAACTTTTTTTGTGAGAGCAACTAGCTCAACGCTTTGAGGCTGTAATTGATACTTACCAGCGAGGATGCTGGCAACATCCAACAAATCTTTCACGAGTTTGGCTTCAACTGTAGCATTGCGCTCGATTGTGGCTAGCGCCCGTGCCGCCCTAGAGGAGTCAAACAGTTGGCTTTGCAATAAGCGTGTCCAAGCAAGAATCGCTGCTAGCGGGGCTTGCAGTTCATGCGTCACGGTCATGAGAAATTCATTCTTGAAGCGGTTAGCGGATCGGTCTTGGCGCAGGCGTGCCATTTGTAACTGTGTATTAACACGTGCCGTTAGTTCGCGAGCAGAGAGTTTGACTAGGTAGTCGTTGGCTCCCGCTTCCAATCCTGCGATCGCCGCTTCTTCCCCCGCGCGTGCAGATAGCAGAATGACCGGAATACTTTTAGTTTGCGGATCGGATCGCAGTGCGTGCAGTAATTGAAATCCGTCTAATTCTGGCATCATGACATCGCTCAACACCAAATCAGGCGGATCGTTTTGGATCGTCGCTAAGGCGATCGCGCCATTGGCAGCTGTCTCGACTTGCCAGTGCTGACTCAACAACTGCCGCAGGTAATCGCGCATATCGGCGTTGTCATCCACAAGGAGAATGCGCGCCGAAGAGGAGCTAGGGGCTAGAGGTTGGGGGCGAGTAGAAGATTTTTCCTCGACCCCTTCTTCGGGTAGCCACCGCAACGCTTCTTCTATATAAGAAATTGCTTCGGTTGCTGTTGACGTTAGCGTTCGAGTTGCTTTAATCTGCGCTTGGGGAAGATGCGCCGAGCCGAGCGGAATCGATACTGTGAAGCAACTACCTTCTTGCTCAATACTGCTTGCCTGAATCGTTCCACCATGCAGTTTCACCAATTCCTGCACCAGCGATAAACCAATCCCCGATCCTTCAAACGTGTGTCCCTGTGCCCCTTTGACGCGATGAAATCGTTTAAACAGATGGGGAATTTCTGCGGCTGGAATCCCGATGCCTGTATCTTTTACAGCAAGCTCAACCCGATCGCTGACTAGGCGTAATCTAACTGTAATCTCGCCTGTCAAGGTAAATTTGAACGCATTGGAAATCAAATTGAGAACGATCTTTTCCCACATCTCGCGGTCAACATAAACCGGCTCAGGCAACGGTGGACAATCGACGATGAAGCGCAAATTTGCCCGTTCGATTGCGGAGCGAAACACCCTGGCTAATTCAGCTGTAAAGGTTGCTAAGTCCGTCGGTTCATAAACAGCAGACAAGCGATCGCTTTCGATCCGCGAGAAATCGAGCAGGGTGTTGACCAGTTTCAGCAGGCGTAACCCGTTACGCTGTATAACTTCAAGGCGCTGTCGTTGATGCGGCGGCAAGGGATTGCTTTGATCTGCTAAAGCATCTTCAGCAGGACCCAGCATCAGGGTTAGCGGGGTGCGAAACTCGTGAGAAACGTTGTTAAAGAAGGTGGTTTTGGCTCGGTCTAATTCTGCTAGAGCCTCGGCGCGTTGACGTTCTTCCTCGTAAGCTAAGGTATTGGCGATCGCTGTCGTTACCTGTCCAGCAACCAGTTCAAAAAAGCCTCGGTAATCATCATCAAGCGGTCTATACGGGCTAATACCAGCAATCAAGACTCCTAGTTCTTGTCCAGGTCGGGTCAAGGGCAGGACGATCGCACTGTTGGGCGATTCATCCCACGCGCCGCCTGGAAGCGCTCCAAAGCGATCAATTAAATGGTCAATCACGCGGATTTCTCCAGCGGCTAAAATCGAATTGAGCGACCAGCAATCTGATGTTTCACTGATTCGAGAAAGTTCGATGATACTGGGGCTAACAGTCGTGTTAATTGCTAAATTGGCCGTACTCGCAAGTTGAGCTTGTTGGCGGTCTTTGTCGAGGCGGTAAATCAGCGCAAAGGGAATGTCACGGGGGTTATTGGCTAATACAGTAGCGGAAATCTGGCAGGCTTCGTCTACTGTCTTAGCATGGGCTGTCTCTACACCTAATTCGCGTAGCGTTCGCAGGCGGCGATCGTCTAATACTCGCCTGGTGTCTTCGGTGCAGGCGCAAAAAATTCCCCCCACGCCACCGTCATCTGTGCTAATGGGACTGTAGGAAAAAGTAAAGTAGGTTTCCTCTCGATAGCCATTGCGCTCCATAATCTCTAGGAATTCTTCATTCCAGGATGGTGTGCCGCGCTCCAACACATCATCTGCTAGCGGACTCAATATGTGCCAAATCTCTGACCAGATATCACTCGCCGATTCACCTAAAGCTTTGGGATGCCGCTTTCCTAACATGGGAATATAAGCATCGTTGTAGAAGTTGATTAGGTCTTGCCCCCACCAGATGAACATTGGGTAACGAGAGCCTAAGATAATCTGAATTCCCGTTTTTAAGCTTTGTGACCAGGTTTCAACAGGACCAAGCACGCTTTGCGACCAATCGTGCGATCGCATCAACGCTCCCATTTCACTACCCCCTGCAAAAATTGTTTCAGCCAAGGTGCTTTGGGGTTCAGAGGTTATCGTCATACCTGGTCCTCGCTGTGACAATATATTTGGCTGTTCAAGATTTCATTGAATACTTAAAACTGAGTCAACATCTTTTAAGTTCGTCCAGCCAATTGCGCCACCATCTTAATCAAATCGGTGGGTTGCGCTAGTTTGTGCAAATGTGCCTCAAACCCAGCACTCAGAGCTTTTTCTCGATCCTCGTCTAGATAAGCTGTAATTGCAGCAGCTGGAATATGCCCTCCCTGAAGCGCTTCCCAGGCGCGGATTCGCTGAATCAAACTGTACCCATCCTCACCAGGCATCCGAATGTCACTCACCAACACATCAGGATGAAATTGTTCTAACTCCTCTAACGCGGCGGCTGCACTGGCAACTGCCCTTACACCAATGCCATAAGGCTCTAAAATCGCTGTGATAAATTCACGGACATCCGGTTCGTCATCGACAACGAGTACCCGTAAACCGTCAAGCGACTGCGGTAATTGCGACTTGAGTATCGTTCCTTCTGCTTGGATTGCTTCTGGGTTCAGGTGTTGCGAGCGAGTCGTTTCCTGAGGTTGAATTCTGGTGTACACTGCAATCCGCAGTTCAATCGAGCCAGCATCACTACGTACTGTACTAACATACAACTCAACGGCAAGCAGAGCATCTTCTCGCGGGCAGAAATTCATCTGCCAAACTTGGATGTCGCTATTTTGGGATCGATTGAGCTTGGTATAAAAGTCGCGGCGTTCTCCTTCTGCCACATAAACCGCTAGTGGTTTGCCTAATAGATAGCGTTGCGGCACTTTTAGCAATTGGGCGATCGCTTGGTTTGCTTCCAAAATTAAGCCATTGGCATCTGTCACTAAGTAGGCGATCGGTGAAGTTTGAAACAAGTTGTAATAATACTGATACGCCGCAGCGATTTGCTGATTTTGCTGAAGAAGAGTTTGCTCAACAACCTCGGCTGCTTCCAAATTTGTCTGCATCTCCTCATGAATCAGTTGCAACCCGTCAAGTGCCTCCGCAATTTCGCTCCAATCGCTCGCGGGTTCCTCTTTCAGTTGTGCAATTTGCTTTTGGATCGTTCTAATATATTGTCTAAACTGCTTGCTACTCATAATTCTTAGCTGATGATGTTGCCTATTCACTGGAAATCTACCTGGCAACTAATCCCAGAGATCCTATTCTCAAGAGCGACACAGGGAAGTTTCAGCAGATAAGGAATTCTTTCAGTCTAGCGAATTGTTAACAGGTGCGGAGCAGACTGCTAAATCCCTCGCCCCTCTCTATCTGGGGAAGAACAAGAGCCTTAAATTTCCTGCGTGAATCATAGATGCCCTTCGACTCCCTTCGGGGCTACTCAAACGAAGTTGACGAGCGCACACTATAGCAGGGGTCAGCGATCAGAGGATTGCTTTCTGCTATCATGTTCTGAGCAGCCCTGCAATTGCTATGTAATTTAGAACCTACGCAGTTGAATCAATTCCGCTTCTAAGATTGGGTGTGTCCGCGCCCTGTAGCACGTGGCGTGGATTTAGGGGGCAAGTGTGTCACTCCTAACAGAGGTGGACAAGGCTCATCTAGTAGCGAATTTATTCGCACTTCTTTTTATGCAGGAAGTCCATGAGTCACCAACGGCGGAAAGTCGTTAAAATCTTATCCCAAATTGAAGCACGGTTTAAGTGTGTTTGGTACGCTAACGCCGCGATCTGAGCGAAAATTTCTGAAAAACTAGGATAAATCGGAGCAAGCTGCGCAAGCTTATTAATTTTGATACGCTGTGCGATCGCCAAACTGAAAACATGAATCAATTCTGCGGCGTAAGCACCGACAATAGTCGCACCTAAAATTTCTCCATTAGGTAAAAGTACGACTTGACAAACTCCCGTTGTTACTATCTCGATTTGCGCAGCGGCGACGCTTTTGAAATACTGACGCAGCACCACTATATCACCGAACAGATGTCGAGCTTGCGTTTCGGTAAGTCCGACTCGTGCTAACTGCGGATCGGAAAAAATTGCCCAAGGAATGCTACTGTAATCGACCTGATCGCGCGCCAAACCCAACGCATTTTTTAAGGCGATCGCCGCTTCATAATGCGCAACGTTCGTCAATGGATAGCCGCCGATTGCTTCGCCACAAGCATAGATTCGAGGATGTGTTGTTTGCAGTTTCGCGTTTACGACTAAACGATGACGATGCGATCGCACACCGACAACTTCTAAGTTGAGATGCGCCAAATCCGGCTGTTGTCCAGCACACAATAAAATCTCATCGGTTTCAATTGCTTGATTACCCGCTTGCATCCATTTTTTACCTTGTATCTGCTTGATTTGAGTGACAGGTGATTCTGTTAAAAGCCGCACGCCTTCCGCTTCCAACGCTGCTTGAATCAGTTGCGCAATTGCCGGATCTTCTTGGGGTAAGATATGCGAATGCTGAACGATCAAAGTCACATCTAAACCAAAACGTGTCAGGATTTGCGCCATTTGAATTCCCGATGGATCGCCGCCAACGATCGCCCATTGAGTTGGTGGGTTAGCACTGAGTACGAGTAAAATATCTGCGATAGTGTAATAACCTGTTGCTTGCAATCCCTCAATATTGGGGATAATCGGACGCGAACCTGTAGCAAGTAGATAACTGCGCGATTTCAGTTGACGCCGATTCACGCTAAAAGTTAATGCAGGCGATCGCGCAAACTGTCCAACACCTGAAATCAGATCAACTCCCAACGCAGCTAAAACAGCAGGGGAATATTGTTCTTCTACAT
This window contains:
- a CDS encoding NAD(P)/FAD-dependent oxidoreductase, producing MIDYDVVIIGGSLTGRYAAILATQLNAKVALVEPPQQTIFHNLLTPHALAYLGKHQQLDAMLWGMTADNKNAVQWADISPQVKGVVTDVEEQYSPAVLAALGVDLISGVGQFARSPALTFSVNRRQLKSRSYLLATGSRPIIPNIEGLQATGYYTIADILLVLSANPPTQWAIVGGDPSGIQMAQILTRFGLDVTLIVQHSHILPQEDPAIAQLIQAALEAEGVRLLTESPVTQIKQIQGKKWMQAGNQAIETDEILLCAGQQPDLAHLNLEVVGVRSHRHRLVVNAKLQTTHPRIYACGEAIGGYPLTNVAHYEAAIALKNALGLARDQVDYSSIPWAIFSDPQLARVGLTETQARHLFGDIVVLRQYFKSVAAAQIEIVTTGVCQVVLLPNGEILGATIVGAYAAELIHVFSLAIAQRIKINKLAQLAPIYPSFSEIFAQIAALAYQTHLNRASIWDKILTTFRRW
- a CDS encoding response regulator; this translates as MSSKQFRQYIRTIQKQIAQLKEEPASDWSEIAEALDGLQLIHEEMQTNLEAAEVVEQTLLQQNQQIAAAYQYYYNLFQTSPIAYLVTDANGLILEANQAIAQLLKVPQRYLLGKPLAVYVAEGERRDFYTKLNRSQNSDIQVWQMNFCPREDALLAVELYVSTVRSDAGSIELRIAVYTRIQPQETTRSQHLNPEAIQAEGTILKSQLPQSLDGLRVLVVDDEPDVREFITAILEPYGIGVRAVASAAAALEELEQFHPDVLVSDIRMPGEDGYSLIQRIRAWEALQGGHIPAAAITAYLDEDREKALSAGFEAHLHKLAQPTDLIKMVAQLAGRT
- a CDS encoding PAS domain S-box protein, translating into MQRPQRETVTLDDILITEELSQRPDRLPNLLAENQALHTLARQLVHQPETMLQTLVDMALDLCSAGTVGVSLLEATADGEVFRWTVLAGTLAQSVGGTIPRNFSPCGVCLDRGTLVLFAHPERYFTYFQAANTLIVEGLVLPLIADNHVLGTIWIMSHDSTRHFDSEDVRVMTSLADFTAANLHLQQRQTQELLAKNAQLEAEIIERKRTEKTAREAEAYFRAIANLVPDMLWRNDATGNTSWYNDRWLDYTGQTLEEAQGYGWLKVIHPSDRAQSLTNFQNAVDQRRPLRQEHRIRGKDGNYRWFQVQAEPTFDADGQVTQWFGAAIDIHEQRLINEALRESEQRLRVLVENLPGGAVFVVDRDLRYLLAEGEALAVAGFKPEDLIGHTIFEVMPPELVPKYEAMYQKALFGESFEHEHNAHDRTYISRGMPLRAENGEIYAVLAVSYDISDRKQAEQAPRESQARLQLIANLVPDLLWDSEPNGSTNWYNQRWMEYTGQTFEQAIGWGWRDAIHPDDRQGSARRYREAVEQGMLLLQEHRIRRHDGTYRWFVVKASPLKDESGKVIKMYSAATDIHEQRVALETLRDESEAKYRTLFTSIDEGFTLLEMIPDSSGHPADFRIVETNPAWEQQTGLTDAAGKTLLEIAPNLEQQLLDFYSDVVISGRGRRTEYYTASTDHWYTVYASRIGGAGSRHLAVVFNDISDRKRSEEQLRRAADMDAFRVKLSDALRSLTDPVEIQAEACRLLGEQLGVDRAYYVEVHEAEGYARVNRHYSRGDSPSIVGEYPLAEYGWSMQIMRRGETIVVADTQSSNLVPDAERAAMAMLQMVGFVALPLIKGEVLVGALTLNEPTPREWTEAEVELVRETAERIWADIQRAHAETALHESEQKYRTLFDSIDEGLAIVEMIYDDQGEIVDIIFRQVNRAYERHGGVYNVVGRSIFDVIPSVEDYWLDLYNRVARTGESVREENYQQDVDRWFDVYFSRIDDNGRFVAIVFSDISDRKRAEQTLREREARQAFLLKLGDTLRAEPDANSVANRAVRMLAEHLHLDRFWLSEVFEQQDISTVGPEYHRPDLPPMSGVFRLSDYPETMRQLATQPMVIHDVTSSAFSEFEKALLDQLHLRALLIVALRKGQHQVIWAMAAAMTTPRHWNESERVLLEEVGEYVWAAIERARAEATLRESEAKYRSLFESINDAFALLEVLYDDDNRPIDCRFLEVSPSFETQTGLPQAQGKTLRELIPSVESDWFEHYHQALVTNALVHFEVYQEYLNIWFEVDVLPYGNPQDRQVTIVFQNINDRKQAEAERLQLIREQSAREQEHQRAETLAELDRAKTLFFSNVSHEFRTPLTLLLAPLQDALSDRTHPLLPIHRERLELAQRNSLRLLKLVNTLLDFSRIEAGRIEAVYEPTDLSRFTAELASVFRSAIEQAGLRLIVDCLPLPEPVYVDREMWEKIVLNLISNAFKFTLNGEIRVSLHPVNHHVIFEVQDTGTGIALEELPHLFERFYQVRGTQARFHEGSGIGLALVRELVQLQGGTINVSSTPCQGSCFTITLPFGVEHLPQERIKASRTLTSTSVEATAYVQEAELLLPTKEASVEFSVLSSELEKNSLTQNSQTARILLVDDNPDIRDYLTRILSKHAQVAAVADGAAALSSVQAQLPDLILSDVMMPNLDGFELLQALRSDPRTREIPIILLSARAGEAAIVEGLEAGADDYLIKPFSAQELVSRVNAHLHMVHLRGEALQHERAINRQKDELLSTVSHELNTPLVSILGWTRLLRSKPPSTSVLAKALDTIERNATLQAKLVQDLLDISRITAGKLRLRLEPIELESVIETAIAAVLTAAIAKSIRVEFEKPTDEPAIASSASTWVLGDANRLQQIVCNLLTNAIKFTPSGSITVELARIKGKNSDVSFAEIRVIDTGIGIASEFLPYVFDRFRQAESGSAGGLGLGLAIARHLVELHNGTIYAESAGEAQGATFIVRLPLLKTSNS
- a CDS encoding ATP-binding protein, with product MTITSEPQSTLAETIFAGGSEMGALMRSHDWSQSVLGPVETWSQSLKTGIQIILGSRYPMFIWWGQDLINFYNDAYIPMLGKRHPKALGESASDIWSEIWHILSPLADDVLERGTPSWNEEFLEIMERNGYREETYFTFSYSPISTDDGGVGGIFCACTEDTRRVLDDRRLRTLRELGVETAHAKTVDEACQISATVLANNPRDIPFALIYRLDKDRQQAQLASTANLAINTTVSPSIIELSRISETSDCWSLNSILAAGEIRVIDHLIDRFGALPGGAWDESPNSAIVLPLTRPGQELGVLIAGISPYRPLDDDYRGFFELVAGQVTTAIANTLAYEEERQRAEALAELDRAKTTFFNNVSHEFRTPLTLMLGPAEDALADQSNPLPPHQRQRLEVIQRNGLRLLKLVNTLLDFSRIESDRLSAVYEPTDLATFTAELARVFRSAIERANLRFIVDCPPLPEPVYVDREMWEKIVLNLISNAFKFTLTGEITVRLRLVSDRVELAVKDTGIGIPAAEIPHLFKRFHRVKGAQGHTFEGSGIGLSLVQELVKLHGGTIQASSIEQEGSCFTVSIPLGSAHLPQAQIKATRTLTSTATEAISYIEEALRWLPEEGVEEKSSTRPQPLAPSSSSARILLVDDNADMRDYLRQLLSQHWQVETAANGAIALATIQNDPPDLVLSDVMMPELDGFQLLHALRSDPQTKSIPVILLSARAGEEAAIAGLEAGANDYLVKLSARELTARVNTQLQMARLRQDRSANRFKNEFLMTVTHELQAPLAAILAWTRLLQSQLFDSSRAARALATIERNATVEAKLVKDLLDVASILAGKYQLQPQSVELVALTKKVVAMLRPTAQEKHIQLVETLPATAIAVSGEGDRLKQIINNLLSNAIKFTPSGGQVEVKLEVMNNDSSVFGKDSKQSMTTCAQIQIKDTGIGIAPDFLPYVFDRFTQAEVPSRHAPGGVGIGLAIARLFVELHQGTIEVASEGEGRGATFTVRLPLINADAQGREC